The following are from one region of the Hymenobacter sp. YIM 151858-1 genome:
- a CDS encoding GDP-L-fucose synthase family protein codes for MEKNAKIYVAGHRGMAGSAIVRRLQQAGYNNLVLRSSKELDLRNQPAVAAFFAEEKPEYVVLAAAKVGGIVANNTYRADFLYDNLMIEANVLEQARVHGVQKLLYLGSSCIYPKMAPQPIKEEYLLTGPLEQTNEPYAIAKIAGLKLCEAYYDQHGCRFITVMPTNLYGPGDNYHPEHSHVMAALLRKIGEAAALGLPQVEVWGTGKPYREFLHVDDLADACLHLLLHYDGREPINVGTGEDLTIRELAETIAELTGFRGELVFNTSRPDGTPRKQLDVSRLHALGWRHRIELRDGIRQVLDAAEWQAHASEAARHTLQALAT; via the coding sequence ATGGAAAAGAACGCCAAGATTTACGTTGCCGGGCACCGCGGAATGGCGGGCTCGGCAATTGTGCGCCGTTTGCAACAAGCCGGCTACAACAACCTCGTGCTGCGTAGCTCTAAAGAGCTCGACCTGCGCAACCAACCCGCAGTGGCTGCTTTCTTCGCCGAAGAAAAACCCGAGTACGTGGTGCTGGCCGCTGCCAAAGTGGGCGGTATTGTGGCCAACAACACCTACCGCGCCGATTTTCTGTACGACAACCTCATGATTGAGGCCAACGTGCTGGAGCAGGCGCGGGTGCACGGCGTCCAGAAGCTCTTGTACCTGGGCTCGTCGTGCATCTACCCCAAGATGGCCCCGCAGCCCATTAAGGAAGAATACCTGCTGACCGGGCCGCTGGAGCAAACCAACGAGCCCTACGCCATTGCCAAAATTGCGGGCCTGAAGCTCTGCGAAGCCTATTACGACCAGCACGGCTGCCGCTTTATCACGGTGATGCCTACGAACCTGTACGGCCCCGGCGACAACTACCACCCCGAACACTCGCACGTGATGGCGGCGCTGCTGCGCAAAATCGGTGAGGCGGCTGCCCTGGGTTTGCCGCAGGTAGAGGTGTGGGGCACCGGCAAGCCGTACCGCGAATTTTTGCACGTGGATGACCTCGCCGATGCCTGCCTGCACCTGCTGCTGCACTACGACGGCCGCGAGCCCATCAACGTGGGCACCGGCGAAGACCTGACGATCCGTGAGCTGGCCGAAACCATTGCCGAGCTGACGGGCTTCCGGGGCGAGCTGGTGTTCAACACCTCGCGGCCCGATGGCACCCCGCGCAAGCAGCTCGATGTAAGCCGCCTGCACGCGCTGGGCTGGCGCCACCGCATTGAGCTGCGCGATGGCATCCGGCAGGTGCTCGACGCCGCCGAGTGGCAAGCCCATGCCTCCGAAGCGGCCAGGCACACGTTGCAGGCGTTGGCCACCTAG
- a CDS encoding Ig-like domain-containing protein produces the protein MTYSAPLVITQGGTYSGNFKSTDSNTPCIRIQTTQPVTIENCILAGAGDLIDAKNGGSTLIIRNNKGYGLNQSVDNRRHGRFVEVNSGRSVLVENNYFEHTSGVAAYQWSGDGSPSQTLTVRRNVAKNIDGRFRNGGGEYVQFLGLNQVRNVGNIEVAWNQVINEPNNSLVEDNINFYNSGGVSGSPARVHDNYVQGAYPIPATASKFTGTGMTTDGDGSSASTTAAFIDAYNNQFISTCNAAMNIASGHDVRFHHNRMVTAGYLPDGTKLPSAWAATAIFNAYQQPSNVFYNNQTDNNTIGYYREGYNVPFANRHDLSTGACNNCTSTNHLPNPITVDTEKNEWTLWQQKLQQNSITLGVGGSGTGTSPTPTTPTSPAPAPTPAPAPTEGGGNTGSTPMAGPVGAAFYRGIDINGTAVTLDGNKWEAATGAANFQVTGTNFSNPSVTLSPNTEPERATMLRTAVGGSTVGATLTSVPAGTYSVYAYIWEDNAPETTDIVLNGQTVKSGLSTGSAGNWQRVGPFKVEVSNGSIALSTTGGHPNLSGIEVWKHTAVANQAPTVTLSALASLTLGQPLALSATAADADGTVAKVEFFNGTTKLGEDTSAPYTLSFTPAAAGTLSLTARATDNAGATTNSAAVSVSVQAAPTTGSTPMAGPADATFFRGIDINGTAVTLDGNKWEASAGAANLQVTGMNFSNTATALSPATDATRAGMLQTAVGGSTVGATLTSVPAGSYSVYAYIWEDNNAETTNIVLNGQTVKSGHNTGGAGQWQRVGPFKVEVSNGTIALSTSGGHPNLSGVEVWKHNTTTAPAATRTLFRAINLNGPAQTIDGISYEDGTTFKDITTNGGKLSTQSVTLNPATDAARAQMIRSFVWSNNLRLTVNNVPNGTYEVSYYVFEDNYAQTYSTTLNGLPSLTNHNSGAPGTWRKTAPQKVTVTNGIIELRSTGGAINVSGMEIYRITQ, from the coding sequence GTGACGTATTCGGCACCCCTCGTAATTACGCAAGGTGGTACCTACTCTGGTAACTTCAAGAGCACGGACTCCAACACGCCGTGTATCCGAATCCAGACTACCCAACCGGTTACTATCGAGAACTGTATCCTGGCAGGCGCTGGCGACCTGATTGACGCGAAGAACGGCGGTAGCACGCTGATCATCCGCAACAACAAAGGTTACGGCCTGAATCAGAGTGTGGATAACCGCCGCCACGGCCGTTTCGTGGAGGTAAACTCGGGTCGTTCGGTATTGGTTGAAAACAACTATTTCGAACACACCTCAGGTGTTGCAGCTTACCAGTGGAGCGGCGACGGTTCGCCTTCGCAAACCCTCACGGTGCGCCGCAACGTGGCCAAGAACATCGACGGCCGCTTCCGCAACGGCGGTGGCGAGTACGTGCAGTTTCTGGGCCTGAACCAGGTGCGCAACGTGGGCAACATCGAAGTTGCCTGGAACCAGGTGATCAACGAGCCCAACAACTCGCTGGTAGAAGACAACATCAACTTCTACAACTCGGGTGGTGTGTCGGGCAGCCCGGCGCGCGTGCACGACAACTACGTGCAGGGTGCGTACCCCATCCCGGCTACGGCCAGCAAGTTCACGGGCACCGGCATGACCACCGACGGCGACGGTTCGTCGGCCTCGACTACGGCTGCCTTCATCGATGCCTACAACAACCAGTTCATCTCGACGTGTAACGCGGCGATGAACATTGCCTCGGGCCACGATGTACGCTTCCATCACAACCGCATGGTAACGGCCGGCTACCTGCCCGACGGTACCAAGCTGCCCTCGGCCTGGGCTGCTACGGCTATCTTCAACGCCTACCAGCAACCGAGCAACGTATTCTATAATAACCAGACGGACAACAACACCATCGGTTATTACCGCGAAGGCTACAACGTACCGTTCGCCAACCGCCACGACCTGAGCACCGGTGCCTGCAACAACTGCACGAGCACCAACCACCTGCCCAACCCGATTACGGTTGACACGGAGAAAAACGAGTGGACGCTGTGGCAGCAGAAGCTGCAGCAGAACAGCATCACCCTAGGTGTGGGTGGTTCGGGCACCGGCACTTCGCCTACCCCGACTACTCCTACCTCGCCCGCTCCTGCACCAACTCCGGCTCCGGCCCCCACTGAGGGCGGCGGCAACACGGGCAGCACGCCCATGGCCGGCCCCGTAGGCGCTGCTTTCTACCGCGGCATCGATATCAACGGCACGGCCGTAACCCTCGACGGCAACAAGTGGGAAGCTGCTACGGGCGCTGCCAACTTCCAGGTAACGGGTACCAACTTCAGCAACCCTTCGGTTACGCTTTCGCCCAACACCGAGCCTGAGCGCGCCACCATGCTGCGCACCGCTGTAGGCGGGAGCACCGTAGGCGCTACCCTGACGAGCGTGCCCGCTGGCACCTACTCGGTGTACGCCTACATCTGGGAAGACAACGCGCCGGAAACCACCGACATCGTACTGAACGGCCAGACCGTGAAGTCGGGCCTGAGCACCGGCTCGGCTGGCAACTGGCAGCGCGTGGGTCCTTTTAAGGTTGAGGTGAGCAACGGCAGCATTGCCCTGAGCACCACCGGCGGCCACCCCAACCTTTCGGGCATCGAGGTCTGGAAGCACACGGCAGTAGCCAACCAGGCTCCTACGGTTACCCTCTCGGCCTTGGCCAGCCTTACCCTAGGTCAGCCGCTGGCCCTGTCGGCAACGGCAGCCGATGCCGATGGCACCGTGGCTAAGGTTGAGTTCTTCAACGGCACCACCAAGCTGGGCGAAGACACCTCGGCTCCTTACACCCTGAGCTTTACGCCGGCTGCTGCCGGCACGCTGAGCCTGACGGCCCGCGCCACTGACAACGCTGGCGCCACCACCAACTCGGCTGCCGTATCGGTATCGGTACAGGCCGCTCCCACCACGGGCAGCACGCCCATGGCCGGCCCGGCTGATGCTACCTTCTTCCGAGGCATCGACATCAACGGCACGGCCGTAACCCTCGACGGCAACAAGTGGGAAGCTTCGGCTGGCGCTGCTAACCTGCAGGTAACGGGCATGAACTTCTCGAACACGGCTACGGCGCTGAGCCCGGCTACCGACGCTACCCGCGCTGGCATGCTGCAAACGGCCGTAGGCGGCAGCACCGTGGGCGCTACCCTGACGAGCGTGCCCGCCGGCTCTTACTCGGTGTACGCCTACATCTGGGAGGATAACAACGCCGAAACCACCAACATTGTGCTGAACGGCCAAACGGTGAAATCGGGCCACAACACCGGCGGTGCTGGCCAGTGGCAGCGCGTGGGCCCCTTCAAGGTTGAGGTGAGCAACGGCACCATCGCCCTGAGCACTTCGGGCGGCCACCCCAACCTCTCGGGTGTTGAGGTGTGGAAGCACAACACCACCACGGCTCCGGCTGCAACCCGCACGCTGTTCCGCGCCATCAACCTGAACGGCCCGGCCCAAACCATCGACGGCATCAGCTACGAGGACGGCACCACGTTCAAGGACATCACCACCAACGGTGGCAAGCTCTCGACGCAATCGGTAACGCTTAACCCCGCTACCGACGCCGCCCGCGCCCAGATGATCCGCTCGTTTGTATGGAGCAACAACCTGCGCCTGACGGTGAACAACGTACCGAACGGCACCTACGAGGTATCGTACTACGTGTTCGAAGATAACTATGCCCAAACCTACAGCACCACGCTGAATGGCCTGCCCTCGCTGACGAACCACAACAGCGGTGCCCCCGGCACCTGGCGCAAAACTGCTCCGCAGAAGGTTACCGTTACCAACGGCATCATTGAGCTGCGTAGCACCGGCGGCGCCATCAACGTATCGGGCATGGAAATCTACCGCATCACGCAGTAA
- a CDS encoding glycosyltransferase family 2 protein yields the protein MATSATTPTALLSIVTWNSADSIEQCLASVLAQDYPNFQVWVVDNASADDTCARVQRLIAGDTRAQLHALPKNTGFCGGHNYALDRTSTDFVLLVNPDVVLPPDYLSRAMRQMERDERIGTVCGLLVQSTDADPVIDSAGMNRYPDGRFGLRLHGQRVSEARPEAGWVEGADGALPLYRRRFIDDLRVAGQFFDERFFAHKEDWDIAWRGQLYGWRTWFDPECRAVHPRVFRPGDLGLRRRLGAAIKADAVKNQLMLLAKNAPAKPGFWLRALPRQAAVLAYTLLAERPSLSAYAYIWRHRREVLANRRLVQARARLGAPLPQASGATTKPVLSLCVPTYKRPELLERTLRSIGPLPPDVELLISDNSPTEDTRSEELVKQLLADVPAAQWRYYHNPPGGNSATNFNLCILRAEGHYVMHLHDDDYFFPGGLMLMLNRLRRTQRTYPIVLFGVDLVDMQERVLRHQGVKQEVFLKPAEALQQVLTNSSMVRIPAIIVSRDAYMEAGCLDEQQGSSGDSDLWVRLFAQHGVLRVPETPAAYTIHQGAVTAQMFNEVTIGQLLRMFDKVRTAQHLPAHVLDRAQANYFYQFILAGAYRALQRGDVAEARQILGLLGTPELRGLQVPLRWAPVRAAFSVLSRLDGRMVRPLLPSV from the coding sequence ATGGCTACTTCCGCTACTACTCCTACGGCGCTGCTCTCCATCGTAACCTGGAACAGCGCCGACTCCATTGAGCAATGCCTTGCCTCGGTGCTGGCGCAGGATTACCCCAACTTTCAGGTTTGGGTGGTTGATAACGCCTCGGCCGACGATACCTGCGCGCGCGTGCAGCGCCTGATTGCGGGCGATACGCGGGCGCAGCTGCACGCCCTGCCGAAAAACACCGGTTTTTGCGGCGGCCACAACTACGCCCTCGACCGCACCAGTACCGATTTTGTGCTGCTCGTGAACCCCGACGTGGTGCTGCCGCCCGATTACCTGAGCCGCGCCATGCGCCAGATGGAGCGCGACGAGCGCATCGGTACGGTGTGCGGCCTGCTGGTGCAAAGCACCGATGCCGACCCCGTAATCGACTCGGCCGGCATGAACCGCTACCCCGACGGCCGCTTTGGGCTGCGCCTGCACGGCCAACGCGTATCGGAGGCGCGGCCCGAGGCCGGGTGGGTTGAAGGCGCCGACGGTGCCCTGCCGCTGTACCGCCGCCGCTTTATCGACGATTTGCGCGTAGCGGGGCAGTTTTTCGACGAGCGTTTTTTCGCCCACAAAGAAGACTGGGACATTGCCTGGCGCGGGCAGCTCTACGGCTGGCGTACCTGGTTCGACCCGGAGTGCCGTGCGGTGCACCCACGCGTTTTCCGCCCCGGCGACCTAGGGCTGCGCCGCCGTCTGGGAGCCGCCATCAAGGCCGATGCCGTAAAAAACCAGCTGATGCTGCTGGCCAAAAACGCCCCGGCCAAACCGGGCTTTTGGCTGCGCGCCCTGCCCCGGCAAGCCGCCGTGCTGGCCTACACGCTGCTGGCGGAGCGCCCCTCGCTGTCGGCCTACGCTTACATCTGGCGGCATCGGCGCGAGGTGCTGGCCAACCGGCGCCTGGTGCAGGCGCGGGCGCGCCTAGGTGCCCCGTTGCCCCAGGCCTCGGGAGCTACTACCAAGCCCGTACTCAGCCTGTGCGTGCCCACGTACAAACGGCCCGAGCTGCTCGAGCGCACCCTGCGCTCCATCGGCCCGCTGCCCCCCGATGTGGAGCTGCTGATTTCCGACAACTCGCCTACCGAGGATACGCGCAGCGAGGAGCTGGTGAAGCAACTGCTGGCCGATGTGCCTGCCGCGCAATGGCGCTATTACCACAACCCGCCCGGCGGCAACAGCGCCACCAACTTCAACCTGTGCATCCTGCGCGCCGAGGGGCACTACGTCATGCACCTGCACGACGACGACTACTTCTTCCCCGGCGGCCTGATGCTTATGCTCAACCGCCTCCGCCGCACGCAGCGCACCTACCCCATCGTGCTGTTCGGCGTCGATCTGGTGGATATGCAGGAACGCGTGCTGCGGCACCAGGGCGTAAAGCAGGAGGTGTTTCTGAAACCGGCCGAGGCCCTGCAACAGGTGCTCACCAACTCCTCCATGGTGCGCATTCCGGCCATTATCGTGAGCCGCGACGCCTACATGGAGGCCGGTTGCCTCGACGAACAACAAGGCAGCAGCGGCGACTCTGATCTGTGGGTGCGGCTGTTTGCCCAACACGGCGTGTTGCGCGTGCCCGAAACGCCCGCCGCCTACACCATACACCAGGGCGCCGTTACGGCCCAGATGTTCAACGAAGTAACCATTGGTCAGCTGCTGCGCATGTTCGATAAAGTGCGAACGGCGCAACACCTGCCTGCCCACGTGCTCGACCGGGCCCAGGCCAACTACTTCTACCAGTTTATCCTGGCCGGCGCTTACCGCGCCCTGCAGCGCGGCGACGTAGCCGAAGCCCGCCAGATCCTCGGCCTGCTGGGCACGCCCGAACTCAGGGGCCTGCAAGTGCCGCTGCGTTGGGCGCCCGTGCGCGCCGCTTTTTCGGTGTTGTCGCGGCTTGATGGGCGCATGGTTCGTCCGCTGTTGCCGTCGGTTTAG
- a CDS encoding glycosyltransferase family 4 protein, with the protein MKILLSAYGCQPNSGGEDSHGFNTLWETAALGHQVWCFTTPLGKNGSIEKYLHEHADNPIAQRIRVVNVHVPKVVDYLYRWQFGVYVHYIYWQYRAWRKAQELDKQVEFDLVYHITYNSLQMASWMWRLGKPLLLGPLGGGMQAPASLRRYLPDWFKTETMRNLISKLLITFDPNVRQSLRHAKLVLAANRETAELARRLGAKRVELAMSTGQFPAFYPAEYPVRPQRTNGELRILWLARLFPRKGLHLVIEALGKVNPRVKFHLDILGDGPVGPLLPGWIAAAGIEDKVTWHGAVPFSAVRQAYLEHDLFMLCSLRDTFASQYLESMALGLPILTLDHHGATDFIPDYAGIKVPVTTPEATAEALARQVEYLYDHPTELERMGRASYAYACQHTWPKLVAHHLGRLAALEPAFAELAEPVPVRPTQPAAEPATPAPALEYSGAALG; encoded by the coding sequence TACGGATGCCAGCCAAACTCGGGTGGCGAAGACAGCCACGGCTTCAATACCCTTTGGGAAACCGCCGCGCTGGGCCATCAGGTGTGGTGCTTTACCACGCCCCTAGGCAAAAACGGCTCCATCGAAAAATACCTGCACGAGCACGCCGACAACCCCATTGCCCAGCGCATACGGGTGGTGAACGTGCACGTGCCCAAGGTTGTGGACTACCTGTACCGCTGGCAGTTTGGCGTGTACGTGCACTACATCTACTGGCAATACCGCGCCTGGCGCAAGGCGCAGGAGCTGGATAAGCAGGTTGAGTTCGACCTGGTGTACCACATCACCTACAACAGCCTGCAAATGGCCTCCTGGATGTGGCGCCTGGGCAAGCCGCTGCTCCTGGGGCCGCTGGGTGGCGGCATGCAGGCGCCGGCCTCGCTGCGCCGCTACCTGCCCGATTGGTTTAAAACCGAAACGATGCGCAACCTCATCAGCAAGCTGCTCATCACCTTCGACCCCAACGTGCGGCAATCGTTGCGCCACGCCAAGCTGGTGCTGGCCGCCAACCGCGAAACCGCCGAGCTGGCCCGCCGCCTAGGTGCCAAACGCGTGGAGCTGGCCATGAGCACCGGGCAGTTTCCGGCGTTTTACCCGGCCGAGTACCCCGTGCGGCCGCAACGCACCAACGGCGAGCTGCGCATTTTGTGGCTGGCCCGTTTGTTTCCGCGCAAAGGCCTGCATTTGGTTATCGAAGCTTTGGGCAAGGTGAATCCGCGCGTCAAGTTTCACCTCGACATTCTGGGCGACGGGCCCGTGGGCCCGCTGCTGCCGGGCTGGATTGCCGCGGCCGGCATCGAGGACAAGGTAACCTGGCACGGGGCCGTGCCCTTTAGTGCCGTGCGGCAGGCTTACCTCGAGCACGACCTGTTTATGCTCTGCAGCCTGCGCGACACCTTCGCCTCGCAGTACCTCGAGTCGATGGCCCTGGGCCTGCCCATTCTCACCCTCGACCACCACGGCGCCACCGATTTCATTCCGGACTATGCGGGCATTAAGGTGCCCGTAACCACCCCCGAGGCCACCGCCGAAGCCCTGGCCCGCCAGGTGGAGTACCTCTACGACCACCCCACCGAGCTGGAGCGCATGGGCCGGGCCAGTTACGCCTATGCCTGCCAGCACACCTGGCCCAAACTGGTGGCGCACCACCTAGGGCGCCTGGCCGCCCTGGAGCCCGCCTTTGCCGAGCTGGCCGAGCCGGTACCGGTTCGGCCAACGCAGCCAGCTGCCGAGCCCGCCACGCCGGCCCCTGCCCTCGAATACTCCGGTGCTGCCCTAGGGTAG
- the gmd gene encoding GDP-mannose 4,6-dehydratase has translation MKRALITGITGQDGSYLAELLLSKGYEVHGIKRRSSLFNTERIDHLYQDPHEQDIRFKLHYGDLSDSTNLIRIVQEVQPDEIYNLGAMSHVKVSFDTPEYTADVDGVGTLRLLEAIRILGLTDKTRIYQASTSELYGLVQEVPQRETTPFYPRSPYAVAKLYAYWITVNYREAYGMYACNGILFNHESPLRGETFVTRKITRAAARIALGLQDKLYLGNLDAKRDWGHAKDYVEAMWRILQQDQPEDFVIATGVTTTVRDFVRLAFREVGIELTFFGEGAEETGHVVACHNPEFQLPLGKEVVAVDPEYFRPTEVELLIGDPTKAQEKLGWKPQYDLPALVQDMMHADLELFRRDATLREAGHKVLNYYES, from the coding sequence ATGAAGCGTGCCCTCATTACCGGCATTACGGGCCAGGACGGCTCGTACCTGGCCGAGCTGCTGCTCAGCAAAGGCTACGAAGTTCACGGCATCAAGCGCCGCTCCTCCCTCTTTAACACCGAACGTATTGACCACCTCTACCAAGACCCCCACGAGCAGGACATCCGCTTTAAGCTGCACTACGGCGATTTGTCGGACTCGACGAACCTGATCCGGATTGTGCAGGAGGTGCAACCCGACGAGATTTACAACCTGGGCGCCATGTCGCACGTGAAGGTGTCCTTCGACACGCCCGAGTACACGGCCGACGTGGACGGGGTGGGCACCTTGCGTTTGCTGGAGGCCATCCGCATCCTGGGCCTGACGGACAAGACGCGCATTTACCAGGCCAGCACCTCGGAGCTTTACGGCCTGGTGCAGGAGGTGCCCCAGCGCGAGACCACGCCCTTCTACCCCCGCTCGCCTTACGCCGTGGCCAAGCTCTACGCCTACTGGATTACGGTGAACTACCGCGAGGCCTACGGCATGTACGCCTGCAACGGCATCCTCTTCAACCACGAGTCGCCCTTGCGCGGTGAAACGTTCGTGACGCGCAAGATTACCCGCGCGGCGGCCCGCATTGCCCTAGGTCTGCAGGACAAACTGTACCTGGGCAACCTCGACGCCAAGCGCGACTGGGGCCACGCCAAGGACTACGTAGAGGCCATGTGGCGCATTTTGCAGCAGGATCAGCCCGAAGACTTCGTTATCGCCACCGGCGTGACCACCACCGTGCGCGACTTCGTGCGCCTGGCTTTCCGCGAGGTGGGCATCGAGCTGACGTTCTTTGGCGAAGGCGCCGAGGAAACCGGCCACGTGGTGGCGTGCCACAACCCCGAGTTTCAGCTGCCCCTAGGTAAGGAGGTCGTGGCCGTCGACCCGGAGTACTTCCGCCCCACCGAGGTAGAACTGCTCATCGGCGATCCTACGAAAGCACAGGAAAAGCTGGGCTGGAAACCGCAGTACGACCTGCCCGCCTTGGTGCAGGACATGATGCACGCCGACTTGGAGCTGTTCCGCCGCGACGCCACCTTGCGCGAGGCCGGCCACAAGGTGCTGAACTACTACGAATCGTAG
- a CDS encoding glycosyltransferase family 2 protein, with translation MLYIVIPVFNRLAYTRACLQSLRQQTSTRFRTIVVDDGSTDGTSEVLAREFPEVEVLHGDGNLFWTAGVNMGIRRALEHGADRVMTLNNDVICDAAFVERMLQWAQKHPDALLGALELDASTTQPIYGGEVFSWLTHRRSDLLEVLKPEQRRGLHPVTYLPGRGLLIPAQVFASIGLFDEKRLPHYLADYDFTSVARRHGFPVYINYDAHLLTYPEESGQEITRKQKSLRGYYEHLFGIRGGGNLRNFTHFALKNCPTPLVPLFLVNGYARRLVGYFLH, from the coding sequence ATGTTGTACATCGTCATTCCGGTATTCAACCGCCTGGCCTATACCCGCGCCTGCCTGCAGTCGTTGCGGCAGCAAACCTCCACCCGTTTCCGCACCATCGTGGTCGACGACGGCTCGACCGACGGCACCAGCGAAGTGCTGGCGCGCGAGTTTCCGGAGGTGGAGGTGCTGCACGGCGACGGCAACCTGTTCTGGACGGCCGGCGTGAACATGGGCATCCGCCGCGCCCTGGAGCACGGCGCCGACCGCGTAATGACGCTCAACAACGACGTAATCTGCGACGCGGCCTTTGTGGAGCGCATGCTGCAGTGGGCCCAAAAGCACCCCGACGCGCTCCTGGGTGCGTTGGAGCTCGATGCCTCCACCACCCAGCCCATTTACGGCGGCGAGGTGTTCAGCTGGCTTACGCACCGCCGCAGCGACTTGCTGGAGGTGCTGAAACCCGAACAGCGCCGCGGCCTGCACCCCGTAACCTACCTGCCCGGCCGGGGGCTGCTTATTCCGGCCCAGGTGTTTGCCAGCATCGGCTTGTTCGATGAGAAGCGCCTGCCCCACTACCTGGCCGATTACGACTTTACGAGCGTGGCGCGCCGCCACGGCTTTCCGGTCTACATCAACTACGATGCGCACCTGCTTACCTACCCCGAGGAAAGCGGGCAGGAAATTACCCGCAAGCAAAAAAGCCTGCGCGGCTACTACGAGCACCTGTTCGGCATCCGGGGCGGCGGCAACCTGCGCAACTTCACCCACTTCGCCCTGAAAAACTGCCCCACGCCGCTGGTGCCGCTGTTTTTGGTTAATGGCTATGCCCGCCGGCTGGTGGGCTATTTCCTGCACTAA
- a CDS encoding glycosyltransferase family 61 protein codes for MHAVLSRVQRKAGRLLREWVPYHRHYRPVGVHASSAQLAAAPGSGATYYEIEPAHTSTLELPQGFYECAADFSGLHGKPNTTEQLPTAFVLTLRNGRVYADNPNSVAIISADNRLVGDVSFQYGGSWDLTQPQHNNIFRQQWFLEPTRIEGTVCSLLSGGGAASGNYYHWLIDSLPRLHLLQQAGLLGSVDYFLVYNRNHGFVRESLAHLGIGPERIIDVETHRHVQATQLIATTSVRGSGNHVPQWACDYLRAAFLPADPALASRFGPLVYISRRDASVRQTRNEAEVEKLLHGYGFETHVLSPYSFAEKVALFAGARIIVSPVGAGLTNLVFCPSGSDLVELFPEHFVVADYLDLATKAGMRYQFLLSTLGTPVKNRWEAWEEDLLIDVDALRAQVEPLVVAAKQQLA; via the coding sequence ATGCACGCAGTACTAAGCAGGGTTCAGCGCAAGGCCGGGCGCTTGCTGCGCGAGTGGGTGCCATACCACCGCCACTACCGCCCGGTTGGTGTGCACGCAAGCAGCGCTCAGCTGGCTGCAGCGCCTGGCAGCGGTGCCACCTACTACGAGATTGAGCCGGCCCACACCTCCACGCTGGAGCTGCCACAAGGCTTTTACGAGTGCGCGGCCGATTTTTCGGGCTTGCACGGCAAACCCAACACCACCGAGCAGCTGCCCACGGCGTTTGTGCTGACGCTGCGCAACGGCCGCGTGTACGCCGACAACCCCAACAGCGTAGCCATCATCAGCGCCGACAACCGCTTGGTGGGCGACGTGTCGTTTCAGTACGGCGGCTCCTGGGACCTCACCCAGCCCCAGCACAACAACATCTTCCGGCAGCAGTGGTTTCTGGAGCCTACCCGCATCGAGGGCACGGTGTGCAGCCTGCTTTCGGGCGGCGGCGCGGCCTCGGGCAACTACTACCACTGGCTGATCGACTCGCTCCCTAGGCTGCACCTGCTGCAACAGGCCGGGCTGCTCGGCTCCGTCGACTACTTTCTGGTGTACAACCGCAACCACGGCTTTGTGCGCGAGAGCCTCGCCCACCTGGGTATTGGCCCGGAGCGCATCATCGACGTGGAAACGCACCGCCACGTGCAGGCTACCCAGCTGATTGCCACCACCTCGGTGCGCGGCTCGGGCAACCACGTGCCGCAATGGGCCTGCGACTACCTGCGCGCGGCGTTTTTGCCCGCCGATCCGGCCCTGGCCAGCCGCTTCGGGCCGCTCGTGTACATCAGCCGGCGCGATGCCTCGGTGCGCCAAACCCGCAACGAGGCCGAAGTGGAAAAGCTGCTGCACGGCTACGGCTTCGAAACGCACGTGCTCAGCCCCTACTCGTTTGCCGAAAAGGTGGCCTTGTTTGCCGGCGCGCGCATCATCGTAAGCCCCGTGGGCGCGGGCCTCACCAACCTCGTGTTCTGCCCCAGCGGCTCCGATTTGGTGGAGCTGTTTCCGGAGCACTTTGTGGTGGCCGATTACCTCGACCTGGCCACCAAAGCCGGCATGCGCTACCAGTTTCTGCTCTCGACCCTAGGTACCCCCGTAAAAAACCGCTGGGAGGCCTGGGAAGAAGACCTGCTGATTGACGTAGATGCCCTGCGCGCTCAGGTAGAGCCCTTGGTTGTTGCCGCCAAGCAACAGCTGGCCTAG